TCTTgcatatataacatagggatgatatacaattacaataaacagatgcaggaggggggcccaggggacactgcaggaggctgcctgacagggcagcaagggtacggggtaacacctcccatactgggccacctcaTTACAAAGTGGTAGAGAGGTAGGCTGGTGAGCCGTCACAACCCAATGTTTCGGACAGAatggcttcttccggggtgttcTTTtctactccagaggaagttcttttctttttgaatttctttattaTCTGCCCACAgtgtgctctgctgacacctctgtccattttaggaactgtccagaataggatacatttgctattgggatttgctcctgctctggacagttcctaaaatggacagaggtgtcagcagagagctctgtggtcagacaggaaagaagttTCATTATGGAGTTTTTGtgttttctcctcgccttctaagagaccagttgtactttgtgaggacatcactcattataccataaaatgtacagcaaaacaaaaataattattacttgtgtggggaaattaaaaagaaaaccacaatttaagaacttttggaaggtttcgttttaaggctgcattcacacttcatttttacattacgggtgctggatccggctgggggaggggcaaaccgggcgctcccgtaccccagcccaggaccagcgctgaaatccatttactttaaggaGCCGACTGGACTCAAATGgtgattccggtcggctcatttttgactcgtatccggttttgtgaccggacctaaaacgtagtatactatggttttaggtccagtcaggaaatcgcatatgggtcaaaaatgagccgaccggaatcacccaacccgtgtgcctccagctgttgcaaaactataactaccagcatgcactgatagactgtgcatgctgggagttgtagttttgcaacagctggagtccccccccccctgtgaatgtacagggtacattcacatgggcagggcttACAATGAGTATCAgggtgcaagtttgcgatgcagcaaattttgcgcggcagctcaaactcgcagcagtaaactcgctgtaaccccccgcccatgtgactgtaccctaaaaacactacactacactaacacaaaataaaataaaaagtaaaaaacactacatatacacatacccctacacagcccccctccccaataaaaatgaaaaacgtctggtacgccactgtttccaaaatggagcctccagctgttgcaaaacaacaactccctgtattgctggacagccgttgactgtacaagcatgctgggagctttgcaacagctggaggcaccctgtttgggaatcactggtgtagaatacccctatgtccacccctatgcaaatccctaattcaggcctcaaatgcacatggcgctctcactttggagccctgtcgtatttcaaggcaacagtttagggtcacatatggggtatcgccgtactcgggagaaattgcctaacaaattttgggggctttttctcctttcaccccttatgaaaaggtgaagtttgggtctacaccagcatgttagtgtaaaaaaataaattgtttacactaacatgctggtgttgccctatacttttcattttgacaagaggtaaaaggggaaaaaagccccccaaaatttgtaaaccaatttctcccgactacggagataccccatatgtgggcgcaaagtgctctggaggcgcacaacaaggcccagaagggagagtgcaccatgtacatttgaggtgatttgcacaggggtggctgattgttacagcggttttgacaaacgcaaaaaaaaaaaaccacatgtgaccccattttggaaactacacccctcacggaatgtaatgaggggtgcagtgagaatttacaccccacaggtgtctgacagatctttggaacagtgggctgtgcaaattaaaaatttcgtacagcccactgttccaaagatctgacagacaccagtggggggtaaatgctcactgtacccctttttacgttcctcaaggggtctagtttccaaaatggtatgccatgtgttttttttttgctgttctggacccataggggcttcctaaatgtgacatgccccccgagcaaaatttgctctcaaaaagccaaatatgactccttctcttctgagcattttagttcgcccgtagtgcacttaaggtcaacttatagggtacctccatactcagaagagatggggtttcaaattttggggggtattttgtgctattaacccttgcaaaaatgtgaaatttggggggaaacacacattttagtgaaattttattttatttttttacatatgcaaaagtcgtgaaacacctgtggggtattaaggctcacttaactccttgttacattcctcaaggggtcttgtttccaaaatagtatgccatgtgtttgttttttttgtgtttgctgttctggcaccataggggcttcctaaatgcaacatgccccccaaaacccatttcagaaaaacgtactctccaaaatccccttgtcgcttcttcccttctgagccctctactgcgcccgccgaacactttacatagacatatgaggtatgtgcttactcgagagaaattgggctacaaaaataagtatacattttctccttttaccccttgtaaaaattcaaaaattgggtctacaagaacatgcgagtgtaaaaaatgaagattgtgaattttctccttcactttcctgctattcctgagaaacacctaaagggttaaaaggctgaccgaatatcatttttgaatactttggggggtgcagtttttataatggggtcatttgtggggtatttctaagatgaagacccttcaaatccacttcaaacctgaactggtccctgaaaaatagtgagtttggaaattttgtgaaaaattggaaaattgctgctgaactttgaagccctctggtgtcttccaaaagtaaaaactcatcaattttatgatgaaaatataaagtagacatattgtatatgtgaataaaaaaatatatatattttgaatatccattttccttacaagcagaaagcttcaaagtaagaaaaatgctaaattttcaaatttttcataaaatttggggatttttcaccaagaaaggatgcaagttaccaaaaatttttaccactatgttaaagtagaatatgtcacgaaaaaacaatctctgaatcagaatgataactaaaagcattccagagttattaatgtttaaactgacagtggtcagatgttcaaaaaatggccgggtcctaaggtgtaaaatggctgggtccttaaggggttaaacaaaagtaTGTTTTACATCCCCCTATTTTGACCCCTTTCACTGTCTCGGggtgtatgaaggctcatttattgcgtcatgatctgtagtttttattggtaccacttttgtgtatatgtgacccatgctgaatttagacagatttgactgaCTAGACTtaaccccttgtgtagcttaccaggctttgacattcTCCTGTCACTTGGTTGGTGGAAGCGTGactgcgtgactaggccttgggtctcctcaggacaccagacactctcaggtcttgactgttcctcagcatgctCCTAAATTGAaactaactagctcctcccaattatataagggagcaatttggaggggtcccataggtcaccatacaagtcacctggtcactgacaccttccttggttacaggaCTTGTTTACAACATTTAAAGGCGTAAGAACATTATAAAGACAAGCTCCTACATAACATAAGGCACTTGTTAACCATTTAAGATACACATAATGAGGGTGGACTCAGGGGTCACTGAAATGGAGtctgccacacaggacagaaagggtccaGGAGTTcgactcctgtactgggccaccacaagtgTTTTAAAACTCTATCCCAGATCTTCGTGTGGCTAAATGTGTTGAagatattttacccaaaaatagcaATAAATGTTGCAGACATAATGGCCAGGTGCTGTTCATATGTTTgtgcaatgttttccaaacagtgtgcctccagctgtttcaaaactacaactcccagcacggcatggtgggagttgtagttttgaaacagctgcaggcATACTCTTTGGAAAACAGTGGGTTAGTGGGTGATGTCCATTGCAAGTGTTGGTGCTTAATGGATGCAATATGTCTCTACAGGTAACCAGTGAAAAGCTGTGCTTAGCCCAACAGGAACTGCACTTCCAAGCCTCCACGTACTTGTGTCTTCTTCAAAGCGTCAGAAACCATCTTATCTTCCATGAAGAATATCACGGCAAAGGGGAACGTTCTACTGAAGAAGCGGCTGCTCTTGTGGGTCTTAAGGTTCCACAGCAACCTGGAGGAAAGGGCTGGGAGAGGTGAACGGCTGTTATCCAGGAACTGTCTCAAATCCTAAAATCTAGTCACATTGTTATTGTTGttttgaataaaaatatatcttgTTCACATTTAAATttttagttgtgtttttttttttctgtacggtTTGCCGGTATTTCTAAATAAAAATTCTATACTCTACCCTCAGGTCAGTGCCGTTCCAATGTCCCCCTCAGGGCCTGCTGCAACCAGTCACTGACAACACTGGTCACACGTCATACATGCAGGTAGAGACCCCT
The sequence above is a segment of the Hyla sarda isolate aHylSar1 chromosome 6, aHylSar1.hap1, whole genome shotgun sequence genome. Coding sequences within it:
- the FMC1 gene encoding protein FMC1 homolog — its product is MAALGRPLHTFRSLLRELRLTYGAELYRKTAACAFIREQFRRNQVTSEKLCLAQQELHFQASTYLCLLQSVRNHLIFHEEYHGKGERSTEEAAALVGLKVPQQPGGKGWER